One genomic segment of Hordeum vulgare subsp. vulgare chromosome 2H, MorexV3_pseudomolecules_assembly, whole genome shotgun sequence includes these proteins:
- the LOC123429528 gene encoding probable membrane metalloprotease ARASP2, chloroplastic, producing MLWPQSVARLHESTPHSHGQQTGHTSKLPKDAKLSTSSPLTMIISKPPFRPSFHSPSLAAGPLRRHRHPHPHLANRPFPVAVAVAASPSDLLASVQSVASAASVLASIVLVHESGHFVAATSRGIHVSQFSIGFGPALASFRLGAVEYALRAIPLGGYVGFPDDDPESGFAPDDPDLLRNRPVPDRLLVVSAGVIANLVFAFLIIYAQAVTVGVPVQALLSGVLVPDVVPGSAAARSGLLAGDVILAVPGAAPDPSVPALVDLIKSSPNKKVLLKVSRAGPAAGDKPQFIDLTVVPDTSADGSGRIGVQLSPNYRATRVHPRNVSEATVLAVREFRALGGAVLDGLRQTFLNFSQTAEKVSGPVAIIAVGAEVARSSADGLFQFAAIINLNLAAINLLPLPALDGGTLALILLEAARGGQKIPREIERRIMSSGILLVLMVSMFLIVRDTLNLDFIKQNM from the coding sequence ATGCTGTGGCCGCAGTCCGTCGCCCGGCTGCATGAATCCACACCACACAGCCATGGCCAACAAACCGGCCACACCTCCAAGCTCCCCAAGGATGCCAAATTATCCACTTCCTCCCCTCTCACCATGATTATCTCCAAGCCGCCATTCCGCCCCTCTTTCCACTCCCCCTCCCTCGCCGCCGGCCCgctccgccgccaccgccacccccacccccaccttgCCAACAGGCCCttccccgtcgccgtcgccgtcgccgcctccccgtccGACCTCCTCGCCAGCGTCCAGTCCGTCGCGTCCGCCGCGTCGGTGCTCGCGTCCATCGTGCTCGTCCACGAGTCGGGCCACTtcgtcgccgccacctcccgGGGCATCCACGTCTCCCAGTTCTCCATCGGCTTCGGCCCCGCCCTCGCCAGCTTCCGCCTCGGCGCCGTCGAGTACGCGCTCCGGGCCATCCCGCTCGGCGGCTACGTCGGCTTCCCCGACGACGACCCGGAGTCCGGCTTCGCGCCCGACGACCCCGACCTCCTCCGCAACCGCCCCGTCCCGGACCGCCTCCTCGTCGTCTCCGCGGGCGTCATCGCCAACCTCGTCTTCGCCTTCCTCATCATCTACGCCCAGGCGGTCACCGTCGGCGTCCCCGTCCAGGCGCTGCTCTCCGGCGTCCTCGTCCCCGACGTCGTCCCCGGCTCCGCCGCCGCGCGCTCCGGGCTGCTCGCCGGCGATGTCATCCTCGCCGTCCCCGGCGCCGCGCCGGACCCCTCCGTGCCGGCCCTGGTCGACCTCATCAAATCCAGCCCCAACAAGAAGGTCCTCCTCAAGGTGTCGAGAGCCGGGCCGGCGGCCGGGGACAAGCCGCAGTTCATCGACCTCACCGTCGTGCCGGACACGAGCGCCGACGGGTCCGGGCGCATCGGCGTGCAGCTCTCGCCCAACTACCGGGCCACGCGCGTCCACCCGAGGAACGTGTCCGAGGCCACCGTGCTCGCCGTGCGCGAGTTCAGGGCGCTGGGCGGGGCCGTGCTCGACGGGCTCCGGCAGACGTTCCTCAACTTCTCGCAGACGGCGGAGAAGGTGTCGGGCCCGGTCGCCATAATCGCCGTCGGCGCGGAGGTGGCCAGGTCGAGCGCCGACGGGCTGTTCCAGTTCGCGGCGATCATCAACCTCAACCTGGCGGCGATCAACCTGCTGCCGCTGCCGGCGCTGGACGGCGGGACGCTGGCGTTGATCCTTCTCGAGGCGGCCCGCGGCGGGCAGAAGATCCCCCGTGAGATCGAGCGGAGGATAATGTCGTCGGGGATATTGCTGGTGCTCAtggtcagcatgttcctcattGTGCGGGACACGCTCAATCTAGACTTCATCAAGCAGAATATGTAG